In Cheilinus undulatus linkage group 14, ASM1832078v1, whole genome shotgun sequence, a genomic segment contains:
- the ginm1 gene encoding glycoprotein integral membrane protein 1: MTMAGLIFSVLCLLFASASCTESLPRQLNTENILINVTAGTLADTELQDSNNLQINLNISVGKEQVLVNDIPVELSGVTRFNCQALLLDSVNGSSDFESGDLVSTVTRVMVNQNRLYSDSEEVVALQVFSEVIEMEGKEVQQPDMCEVKILMSPDFQKLAQFTNIYPIGHSEIFRVPRENDVVVTDPPNPGKDEEQLMSQTTSQYPLKQTETTQEEIAAPGKLPETPLRMDPDLLNEVGYDDEFEERELSQTDQIQMESPPKEFVSSYSAMCQWVEQVRERLRRFCSESLPLFFLVMWVVVIGVVGSAVIVKILDVFFPACEHKNIFHINPATLMPEEEKHNLLDNIEVEAEEEEKKP; encoded by the exons ATGACAATGGCAGGCCTTATATTTAGTGTTTTATGTCTTCTTTTTGCTTCAGCGTCATGCACAGAATCGCTGCCAAGGCAACTGAACACG GAAAACATCCTGATCAACGTGACAGCAGGGACACTGGCGGATACAGAATTACAAGATTCAAACAACTTGCAG ATAAATTTGAATATATCCGTGGGCAAAGAGCAGGTGCTGGTCAATGACATCCCAGTGGAGCTATCAGGGGTCACCAGGTTCAACTGCCAGGCTCTTCTCT TGGACAGCGTGAACGGGAGCAGTGACTTTGAATCTGGGGACCTGGTATCAACAGTCACCCGGGTGATGGTCAACCAGAACCGGCTGTACAGTGACTCAGAGGAGGTTGTGGCTCTGCAGGTGTTCAGTGAAGTGATAGAGATGGAAGGCAAAGAG GTCCAGCAGCCTGACATGTGCGAGGTAAAAATACTGATGAGCCCAGATTTTCAAAAGCTGGCTCAGTTTACCAACATCTACCCCATTGGACACAGCGAGATCTTCAGGGTCCCAAGGGAGAACGATGTTGTCGTCACAGATCCACCAAATCCTGGAAAAG ATGAAGAACAGCTGATGTCTCAGACCACCAGCCAGTACCCTCTTAAGCAAACAGAGACCACCCAGGAGGAGATAGCAGCACCAGGAAAGCTCCCAGAGACTCCCCTTCGAATGGATCCAGACCTGCTGAATGAAGTCGGTTATGATGATGAATTTGAGGAGAGAGAGTTGAGCCAGACGGACCAGATTCAGATGGAATCTCCACCAAAAGAATTTGTGTCATCTTACTCT GCCATGTGTCAGTGGGTGGAGCAGGTCAGAGAGCGTCTGAGGCGCTTCTGCTCCGAGTCTCTACCTCTATTCTTCCTGGTCATGTGGGTCGTGGTGATCGGTGTGGTGGGATCAGCGGTCATCGTCAAGATCTTGGATGTGTTCTTCCCAGCATGTGAACACAA GAATATTTTTCACATAAACCCTGCCACTCTAATGCCAGAGGAGGAGAAGCATAATCTCCTGGACAACATTGAAGTagaagcagaggaagaggagaagaaaccTTGA